The following proteins come from a genomic window of Xiphophorus couchianus chromosome 19, X_couchianus-1.0, whole genome shotgun sequence:
- the LOC114134804 gene encoding probable N-acetyltransferase camello — MANIQIRKYQDEDAEVVKELFTLGMSEHVPSSFTHVLKQPLTQMFLMVTFCALITSSKSFLLPVLAVTLVLAAVRQMVVYMFNKYIEATLRKDLDNIGGIYLQKKNSCFWVAESDGRVVGTVACLPAETAPGFLELKRMSVRRSHRGMGIAKALCRTVADFTRERGFPAVILYTSVVQADAQKLYEHMGYTKIREFVLPEFTAKILNFTLFEYRLDLETDKERD, encoded by the coding sequence ATGGCCAACATTCAGATTAGAAAGTACCAGGATGAGGACGCTGAGGTGGTCAAGGAGCTCTTCACCTTGGGGATGAGCGAACACGTGCCTTCATCCTTCACCCATGTCCTGAAACAGCCGCTGACCCAGATGTTCCTCATGGTCACGTTCTGCGCCCTCATTACCAGCTCCAAGTCCTTCCTGCTGCCCGTCCTGGCCGTCACGCTCGTCCTGGCCGCGGTCCGGCAGATGGTCGTCTACATGTTCAACAAATACATAGAGGCCACCCTCCGGAAGGACCTCGACAACATCGGCGGGATCTACCTGCAGAAGAAGAATTCGTGCTTCTGGGTGGCCGAGAGCGACGGTCGGGTGGTCGGGACGGTGGCGTGTCTCCCCGCCGAGACAGCGCCCGGGTTTTTGGAGCTGAAGCGCATGTCGGTGCGCCGCAGTCACCGGGGGATGGGCATCGCCAAGGCTCTGTGTCGGACAGTGGCGGATTTCACTCGAGAGAGAGGTTTCCCTGCCGTCATCCTTTACACGTCCGTGGTGCAGGCTGACGCTCAGAAACTGTACGAACACATGGGTTACACGAAGATAAGAGAATTTGTCTTACCAGAGTTTACGGCTAAAATCCTGAACTTCACGCTGTTTGAGTACAGACTTGATTTGGAGACGGATAAAGAAAGGGACTGA
- the LOC114133745 gene encoding probable N-acetyltransferase camello, translating into MANIQIRKYRHEDSETVKELFTSGMNEHLPSSFVHVLKQPLTQMFLMVTFCALITSSQSFLLPVLAVTLLLAGVRQMIVYMFNQYIDASLKNDLNDISETYLQKNNSCFWVAESDGQVVGTVACLPAENMPEFLELKRMSVRRSHRGKGIAKSLCRTVADFTRESGFPAVILYTSMVATDAQKLYEHMGYKKMRQFPIPEFFAKIINFTLIEYRLDLEEEK; encoded by the coding sequence ATGGCCAACATTCAGATCCGAAAGTACCGGCATGAGGACTCTGAAACCGTAAAGGAGCTCTTCACCTCAGGGATGAATGAGCACTTGCCTTCGTCCTTCGTGCACGTCCTGAAACAGCCGCTGACCCAGATGTTCCTCATGGTCACGTTCTGCGCCCTCATTACCAGCTCCCAGTCCTTCCTGCTGCCCGTCCTGGCCGTCACCCTCCTCCTGGCCGGAGTCCGGCAGATGATCGTCTACATGTTCAACCAATACATAGACGCATCTTTGAAGAATGACCTCAACGACATCAGCGAGACCTACCTGCAGAAGAATAATTCGTGCTTCTGGGTGGCTGAAAGCGACGGTCAGGTGGTCGGGACGGTGGCGTGTCTCCCCGCCGAGAATATGCCCGAGTTTCTGGAGCTGAAGCGCATGTCGGTGCGGCGCAGTCACCGAGGGAAGGGAATCGCTAAGAGTCTGTGTCGGACAGTGGCGGATTTCACTAGGGAGAGCGGTTTCCCTGCCGTCATTCTTTACACGTCTATGGTCGCTACCGACGCTCAAAAACTGTATGAACACATGGGTTATAAGAAGATGAGGCAGTTTCCTATACCAGAGTTTTTTGCGAAAATCATCAACTTCACTCTGATTGAGTACAGACTTGATTTAGAGGAAGAGAAATAA